The following proteins are encoded in a genomic region of Lactiplantibacillus plantarum:
- the galE gene encoding UDP-glucose 4-epimerase GalE, which produces MAVLVLGGAGYIGSHAVDRLVAKGYDVAVVDNLVTGHRAAVNEHARFYEGDVRDTVFMNTVFDQENVEGVIHFAAFSVVPESMKDPLKYFDNNTAGMVKLLEVMAKHDVKKIVFSSTAATYGEPKQVPIKESDPQVPTNPYGESKLAMEKIMHWSDVAYGIKFVALRYFNVAGAKPDGSIGEDHAPETHLVPIILQVAAGERDQLQIFGDDYPTPDGTNVRDYVHVVDLADAHILALEYLKQGHDSDAFNLGSSTGFSNKQMLDAAREVTGKPIPAIMAPRRAGDPSTLVAASDKARTVLGWTPQYDDVKEIIKTAWTWKESHPAGYDDRGGQA; this is translated from the coding sequence ATGGCAGTTTTAGTTTTAGGTGGTGCCGGCTACATCGGTTCACACGCAGTTGATCGGTTGGTTGCAAAGGGGTATGACGTGGCGGTTGTTGATAACTTGGTCACGGGGCACCGGGCAGCAGTCAATGAACACGCGCGTTTTTATGAAGGTGATGTCCGGGATACGGTGTTCATGAATACCGTGTTTGACCAAGAAAACGTTGAAGGTGTCATTCATTTTGCAGCTTTCTCAGTTGTTCCTGAATCGATGAAGGATCCGCTCAAGTACTTTGATAACAACACGGCAGGGATGGTTAAGTTGCTCGAAGTGATGGCTAAGCACGATGTGAAGAAAATCGTCTTCTCATCGACCGCAGCAACTTATGGTGAACCTAAGCAGGTGCCAATCAAGGAATCGGACCCACAAGTGCCAACTAACCCATACGGCGAAAGTAAATTAGCGATGGAAAAGATCATGCACTGGTCAGATGTGGCTTACGGGATTAAGTTCGTGGCCTTACGTTACTTCAACGTGGCGGGGGCTAAGCCTGACGGCAGCATCGGCGAAGATCACGCACCAGAAACGCATCTCGTCCCAATTATTTTACAAGTAGCTGCTGGTGAACGGGATCAATTACAAATCTTCGGTGACGACTATCCCACTCCAGACGGGACCAATGTTCGGGACTATGTTCACGTTGTCGATTTAGCTGATGCACATATCTTAGCCTTGGAATACCTAAAGCAGGGGCACGATAGTGATGCGTTTAACTTGGGTTCTTCAACTGGCTTCTCCAACAAACAAATGTTGGACGCTGCTCGTGAAGTCACTGGTAAGCCAATTCCAGCAATCATGGCACCACGCCGCGCTGGTGATCCAAGCACATTGGTTGCAGCTAGCGACAAGGCACGTACTGTTTTAGGTTGGACACCTCAGTATGATGATGTGAAAGAAATTATCAAGACGGCTTGGACTTGGAAAGAAAGTCATCCGGCCGGCTATGATGATCGGGGAGGCCAAGCATAA
- a CDS encoding LacI family DNA-binding transcriptional regulator, which produces MTMAVTLKDIAQRADVSLATVSRVLNYDKTLSVSEQTRKRVFTIAGELRYSKRKRQHIKALMRKNIAVIQWYSKIQEHDDLYYLAIRKGIEHQAQVCGFTTTSIFQNNLDQVGDDIDAIVAVGKFSPVQVQQLSRLSSQLVFVDDDHFAQGFSSVVTDFTFATNRVVDYFWRRGIRDIGMIYGKEWSTDQQVEIPNQRQQSFEQALQRHHAYHAEYVLAGDYTSQSGYLMMKRAIEMLGDRLPHAFFIANDPMAAGALKALQQADIAVPQRVKLFSFNNTTLAEYVYPEISSVNVETELMGKTAIDLLVSRFQDDRQAAQRIELGTTLVERESTK; this is translated from the coding sequence ATGACGATGGCCGTAACGTTAAAAGATATTGCGCAACGAGCAGATGTCTCATTGGCGACGGTATCGCGGGTCTTAAATTATGACAAGACACTATCAGTGAGCGAGCAGACACGCAAGCGCGTGTTTACGATTGCTGGCGAGCTGCGGTACAGTAAGCGTAAACGTCAGCATATAAAGGCGCTAATGCGGAAAAATATCGCTGTGATTCAGTGGTACTCTAAGATTCAAGAACATGATGACTTATATTATTTAGCGATTCGTAAAGGAATTGAGCATCAAGCTCAAGTGTGTGGTTTTACGACGACTAGTATCTTCCAGAATAATTTAGATCAGGTTGGCGATGATATTGATGCAATCGTGGCGGTGGGAAAATTTAGCCCTGTCCAAGTACAACAGTTGAGTCGTTTGTCAAGCCAGCTTGTTTTTGTTGATGACGATCACTTTGCTCAGGGATTCAGCAGTGTGGTGACTGATTTTACGTTTGCTACTAACCGCGTCGTTGATTATTTTTGGCGGCGTGGTATCCGAGATATCGGTATGATTTATGGCAAAGAGTGGTCCACTGATCAGCAGGTGGAGATTCCCAATCAACGTCAGCAAAGCTTTGAACAGGCGTTGCAGCGGCATCATGCCTATCATGCTGAGTATGTATTAGCTGGTGATTACACTAGTCAATCTGGTTATCTGATGATGAAACGGGCCATTGAAATGTTAGGTGACCGCTTACCACACGCTTTCTTTATCGCTAATGATCCGATGGCAGCCGGTGCGCTCAAAGCGTTACAGCAAGCTGATATTGCTGTGCCACAGCGGGTCAAGTTGTTTAGTTTCAATAACACGACGCTGGCCGAATATGTGTATCCAGAGATTAGCTCGGTCAATGTTGAGACTGAACTGATGGGAAAGACGGCCATCGATTTGTTGGTGAGCCGATTCCAAGATGATCGTCAAGCAGCCCAGCGCATTGAACTGGGAACGACGTTGGTAGAACGTGAAAGCACCAAATGA
- a CDS encoding galactokinase, with protein sequence MNTSDLKQEFTEAFDTKPERVFFSPGRINLIGEHTDYNGGHVFPCAITIGTYGVYAPRTDTTVRMYSANIPDAGIVTFDVNDLSYDKAAGWTNYPKGMMDEIAKTGVKFDHGFDFYVHGNMPDGAGLSSSASIELLTGIMLNTGFNLGISQLDLVKIGQKCENNYVGVNSGIMDQFAVGMGKKDQAILLDTNTMDYSYAPVKLGNNVIVIMNTNKRRELADSKYNERRSECEEALRRLQTKLDIKSLGDLTNDQFDEAAYLINDETLIKRARHAVFENQRAIRATKALADDDLTTFGELVTASHVSLHFDYEVTGKELDTLAETAWKQPGVLGARMTGAGFGGCGIAIVDKDQVDAFKENVGKVYRDTIGYDADFYIAEIADGPKEL encoded by the coding sequence ATGAATACTAGCGACTTAAAACAGGAGTTTACCGAAGCCTTTGATACCAAGCCAGAACGGGTCTTTTTCTCACCTGGTCGAATCAACTTGATCGGTGAACATACTGATTATAACGGGGGCCATGTTTTCCCATGTGCGATTACAATCGGGACATATGGTGTTTATGCACCCCGGACAGATACGACAGTGCGGATGTACTCAGCTAATATTCCAGATGCTGGGATCGTCACGTTTGATGTCAACGACCTTTCATATGACAAAGCCGCTGGTTGGACAAATTATCCTAAGGGAATGATGGACGAAATCGCGAAGACCGGCGTTAAATTCGATCATGGTTTTGATTTCTACGTCCATGGCAACATGCCTGATGGTGCTGGATTATCATCATCTGCGTCAATTGAGTTATTAACTGGAATCATGTTAAACACTGGTTTTAATCTCGGTATTAGCCAATTAGATCTTGTTAAGATTGGTCAAAAGTGCGAAAACAACTATGTTGGTGTTAACTCCGGGATCATGGATCAATTTGCTGTTGGAATGGGTAAAAAGGACCAAGCAATTTTACTTGATACCAACACCATGGACTATTCTTATGCACCCGTAAAGTTAGGCAACAACGTAATCGTTATCATGAATACGAACAAACGGCGCGAATTGGCGGATTCAAAATATAATGAACGCCGCTCCGAATGTGAAGAAGCATTACGCCGATTACAAACTAAGTTAGACATCAAATCACTTGGCGATTTAACTAACGACCAGTTTGACGAAGCGGCCTACTTAATCAATGATGAAACCTTAATCAAACGTGCCCGGCATGCCGTTTTCGAAAATCAACGGGCCATTCGCGCAACTAAGGCCTTGGCTGACGATGATTTAACGACCTTTGGCGAATTAGTGACGGCTTCCCACGTTTCACTACACTTTGACTATGAAGTGACTGGGAAAGAATTGGATACGTTGGCCGAAACAGCTTGGAAACAACCAGGCGTGCTTGGTGCGCGGATGACTGGTGCTGGCTTTGGTGGCTGTGGTATTGCCATCGTTGATAAGGACCAAGTCGATGCCTTTAAGGAAAACGTCGGTAAAGTTTATCGCGACACGATTGGTTACGACGCTGATTTCTACATTGCTGAAATCGCAGACGGCCCTAAGGAACTTTAA
- a CDS encoding helix-turn-helix domain-containing protein — translation MKTTATILKEIRQHYQISQAKLAKLLNTSVRTVQHWEQADYQPSGTAVRLIQILATDDAVYTALTNLEEENTIMYLEHDDQKFTIMGVQFRNQEEYRATMNAIISNMYEGFEPTKEDVQDARRFYDEGPISAQEMLARIRTSTNRKAE, via the coding sequence ATGAAAACAACTGCCACAATCCTTAAGGAGATTCGGCAACATTACCAAATTAGTCAGGCAAAGCTGGCAAAGTTACTCAACACATCGGTTAGAACGGTACAGCACTGGGAACAAGCGGACTACCAACCAAGTGGCACCGCGGTACGTTTGATTCAGATTTTGGCTACGGACGATGCGGTGTATACCGCACTGACAAACCTCGAGGAGGAGAATACGATTATGTATTTAGAACACGATGATCAGAAGTTCACCATCATGGGTGTGCAGTTTCGGAATCAAGAGGAATACCGGGCGACCATGAATGCAATTATCAGCAATATGTATGAGGGTTTTGAGCCGACTAAGGAAGATGTTCAAGACGCTCGTCGTTTCTATGACGAAGGCCCGATTAGCGCACAAGAGATGCTAGCAAGAATACGTACTTCGACCAATCGTAAAGCCGAATGA
- a CDS encoding UDP-glucose--hexose-1-phosphate uridylyltransferase: protein MTSLDQFVTAVIASPSQYTELDRIYVHNRVLGLVGEGDPIAASDDQLTSLTDALVKTAIQNGKIEATQSDEDILADQLMDLVTPLPSVLNQRFWDKYQVSPQTATDYFFNLSKANDYIKTRAIAKNVVFPAKTPFGDLEITINLSKPEKDPKAIAAARNQPQDGYPLCQLCMQNEGYLGRLGYPARSNHRIIRLTLGGNTWGFQYSPYAYFNEHSIFLDQEHRPMVINRQTFTNLLEIVQQFPHYFVGSNADLPIVGGSMLSHEHYQGGRHEFPMMKAPIARTIDLGIAGVKAGIVKWPMSTIRLTSQDLVALTDAAVKIHETWKNYSDESVDVRAYTDGTRHHTTTPIARKVGDDYVLDIVLRDNQTSAEFPDGIFHPHQDVQHIKKENIGLIEVMGRAILPARLKTELAEVGKYLLDQPNQMVAMHQAWADQLKATNTITADNVTTVIDTAVGNVFARVLADAGVFKWDDAGEAAFDRFVAAMHD from the coding sequence ATGACGAGTTTGGATCAATTTGTCACGGCGGTGATCGCGTCGCCTTCGCAATATACTGAATTAGATCGAATCTATGTGCATAACCGGGTTCTTGGTTTGGTCGGCGAGGGTGATCCGATTGCGGCAAGCGATGACCAATTAACAAGTTTAACCGATGCCTTGGTTAAAACGGCGATTCAAAATGGCAAGATCGAAGCGACCCAATCGGATGAAGATATCTTAGCGGATCAATTGATGGATCTTGTGACCCCGTTACCATCCGTATTAAACCAACGTTTTTGGGATAAGTATCAGGTTAGTCCGCAAACGGCAACCGACTATTTCTTTAACTTAAGCAAAGCTAATGATTATATCAAGACGCGGGCCATTGCGAAAAACGTGGTCTTTCCAGCAAAAACGCCATTTGGTGACTTAGAGATTACCATCAACTTATCAAAGCCTGAAAAGGATCCTAAAGCGATTGCGGCAGCGCGTAACCAACCGCAAGATGGCTATCCACTTTGCCAACTATGTATGCAGAATGAAGGCTATCTAGGCCGGCTCGGTTACCCAGCACGGAGCAATCACCGAATTATTCGGTTAACACTTGGTGGCAATACTTGGGGTTTCCAATATTCTCCATATGCTTACTTTAATGAACACTCGATTTTCTTGGATCAAGAGCACCGGCCAATGGTCATTAACCGGCAAACTTTTACCAACTTACTTGAAATTGTTCAGCAATTTCCACATTACTTTGTGGGCAGTAATGCGGACTTGCCAATTGTTGGTGGTTCAATGCTGTCACACGAGCATTACCAAGGTGGTCGGCACGAATTTCCAATGATGAAAGCGCCAATTGCACGCACGATTGACTTAGGTATCGCGGGTGTTAAGGCTGGGATTGTTAAATGGCCAATGTCGACGATTCGGCTGACGAGTCAGGACTTGGTTGCATTAACGGATGCCGCTGTGAAGATTCATGAGACGTGGAAGAATTATTCGGACGAGAGTGTGGATGTTCGTGCTTATACGGATGGCACACGTCATCACACAACGACACCGATTGCACGCAAAGTTGGCGATGACTACGTATTAGATATCGTTTTGCGTGATAATCAGACGTCTGCTGAATTTCCAGATGGCATCTTCCATCCACATCAGGATGTTCAACATATCAAGAAGGAAAATATTGGTTTGATTGAAGTGATGGGCCGGGCCATTTTACCAGCCCGGTTGAAGACCGAATTAGCTGAAGTCGGCAAATACTTGTTGGATCAGCCTAATCAAATGGTCGCGATGCATCAAGCATGGGCTGATCAATTGAAGGCCACTAATACCATCACCGCTGACAATGTGACGACTGTCATTGATACGGCGGTCGGCAACGTCTTTGCCCGGGTTCTGGCCGATGCTGGGGTCTTTAAGTGGGATGACGCTGGTGAGGCAGCCTTTGATCGTTTTGTCGCAGCAATGCACGATTAA